A genomic stretch from Gemmatimonadaceae bacterium includes:
- a CDS encoding glycoside hydrolase family 3 C-terminal domain-containing protein, whose amino-acid sequence MSILRPILAAALTFTTLTAQAQTTPRDTVAKPPATAAYRNASLSPQLRAQDLLSRMSLDEKFWQLFMIPGDRDDPAHDYRNGSFGLQINVPVGMRAGGARSDTLPAGVVARAHAERINALQRWFVSDTRLGIPLLPFEETLHGLTREGATTFPQAIALAATWDTVMVSRVAGAIAAETRSRGIRMSLSPVINIANDVRWGRVEETYGEDTWLTSAMARAYIAPLEQAGIVTTPKHFIANVGDGGRDSYPIEFSRRLLDERYFPPFISAFRDAHARSVMSAYNSVDGSAATQSRLLLTDVLRTGWGFTGFVISDAAATGGATVLHHTEASTATAARHALESGLDVIFQSSYEQHRPYLAAFRNAGIAPSVIDSAVARVLRVKFAMGLFESPYANPDSAAAEARSPAHRALARDAAAASIVLLRNARARLPFGAGIKRIAVIGEDAGESRVGGYSPPGARVVSILDGVRAGAPAGATVRAAPGVPRVWRSFVVVPDTAWSTTRDGKREAGLSATYWDNITMEGAPKLSRVDAQVDFGWTLNSPGRGIPFDWYSARWTATITAPATGVRTLAVEGNDGYRLYVDGRVVIDNWRKASYGTWSVPVAFAPRSRHEVRLEFFEATGNARLKVLWDAGVVDTQESAMVQAVTLARASDIAVMVAGIEEGEFRDRAKLGLPGRQEELIRRVAATGTPVVVVLVGGSAITMPWLDRVDAVVDVWYPGQEGGHAVADVLFGRVNPAGRLPLTFPLHEGQVPLHYAHKPTGRGDDYLDLTGQPLFPFGHGLSYTTFTYRDLVVDVRPPQDSLALVVSATVANTGTRVGDEVVQLYLHDVLATVARPVMELAGFTRITLAPQQSRTVTFRVTRAQLSLLDADMTRVVEPGAWRIMVGASSKDIRLRREIVVP is encoded by the coding sequence ATGTCGATTCTCCGTCCAATCCTGGCCGCCGCCCTCACGTTCACGACGTTGACGGCACAGGCGCAAACAACTCCGCGAGATACGGTCGCGAAACCGCCCGCGACGGCAGCGTATCGTAACGCCAGCCTCTCGCCCCAGCTGCGCGCACAGGATCTCCTGTCGCGCATGTCACTGGACGAAAAGTTCTGGCAGTTGTTCATGATTCCCGGCGACCGCGACGATCCCGCGCACGATTATCGCAACGGGTCGTTCGGCCTGCAAATCAACGTGCCTGTTGGTATGCGCGCCGGCGGCGCGCGGAGCGACACACTGCCGGCCGGCGTGGTCGCGCGCGCGCATGCCGAACGCATCAACGCCTTGCAGCGCTGGTTTGTGAGCGACACGCGCCTGGGCATTCCGCTGCTGCCGTTTGAAGAGACCCTGCACGGTCTCACGCGCGAGGGGGCGACCACGTTCCCGCAAGCCATCGCACTCGCGGCCACCTGGGACACGGTGATGGTGAGTCGTGTGGCCGGCGCGATTGCCGCAGAAACGCGCAGCCGCGGTATTCGCATGTCGCTCTCGCCGGTCATCAACATCGCCAACGATGTGCGCTGGGGACGCGTGGAGGAGACGTACGGCGAAGACACCTGGTTGACCAGTGCGATGGCGCGCGCCTACATCGCGCCGCTCGAGCAGGCCGGCATCGTCACCACGCCCAAACACTTCATTGCCAACGTCGGCGACGGGGGACGCGACAGCTACCCCATCGAATTCAGTCGACGTCTCCTCGATGAACGGTACTTCCCGCCCTTCATCTCGGCGTTCCGCGATGCGCACGCTCGCAGTGTCATGAGCGCCTACAACTCGGTGGACGGATCGGCGGCGACGCAAAGCCGACTGCTCCTCACCGACGTGCTCCGAACTGGCTGGGGCTTCACCGGCTTCGTCATTTCCGATGCCGCCGCCACCGGCGGTGCCACGGTGTTGCATCACACCGAAGCCAGCACCGCCACCGCGGCCCGTCATGCGTTGGAGTCTGGGCTCGATGTGATCTTCCAGTCATCGTACGAGCAGCACCGCCCGTATCTCGCGGCGTTTCGCAACGCCGGGATCGCGCCGTCGGTCATCGACAGTGCCGTCGCGCGCGTGTTGCGGGTGAAGTTCGCCATGGGGCTCTTTGAATCGCCGTACGCCAACCCGGATAGCGCGGCGGCCGAAGCGCGTTCGCCGGCCCATCGCGCACTGGCGCGCGATGCGGCGGCGGCGTCCATCGTGCTGCTGCGCAATGCGCGCGCGCGCCTTCCGTTCGGCGCGGGCATCAAGCGCATTGCGGTGATCGGTGAAGATGCCGGCGAGTCGCGCGTTGGCGGATACTCACCACCCGGCGCACGCGTGGTGAGTATCCTCGACGGCGTTCGCGCCGGTGCCCCGGCCGGCGCAACGGTGCGTGCCGCTCCCGGTGTTCCACGTGTATGGCGTTCCTTCGTCGTGGTTCCGGACACGGCGTGGTCCACCACACGCGATGGGAAACGCGAAGCCGGTCTCAGTGCAACGTACTGGGACAACATCACGATGGAGGGAGCGCCGAAACTCTCGCGCGTCGATGCGCAGGTGGATTTCGGGTGGACACTCAATTCCCCCGGGCGCGGTATTCCGTTCGACTGGTATTCGGCACGCTGGACGGCCACCATCACTGCACCGGCCACCGGCGTACGCACGCTGGCCGTTGAGGGGAATGACGGGTATCGGCTGTATGTCGATGGACGCGTGGTCATCGACAATTGGCGCAAGGCATCGTACGGGACGTGGTCGGTCCCGGTGGCCTTTGCGCCGCGTTCACGGCACGAGGTGCGACTGGAGTTCTTTGAAGCCACCGGCAATGCGCGACTGAAGGTGCTCTGGGACGCGGGCGTCGTCGACACGCAGGAATCGGCCATGGTGCAAGCGGTGACGCTGGCCCGCGCGAGCGACATCGCCGTCATGGTCGCCGGCATCGAAGAGGGGGAGTTCCGCGACCGCGCCAAACTCGGACTCCCGGGACGTCAGGAAGAATTGATTCGCCGGGTTGCCGCGACGGGAACGCCGGTGGTGGTGGTGCTGGTGGGTGGCAGTGCTATCACCATGCCGTGGCTGGATCGCGTGGATGCCGTCGTCGATGTCTGGTATCCGGGTCAGGAGGGCGGACACGCTGTGGCCGATGTCCTTTTCGGACGCGTGAATCCTGCCGGTCGGCTGCCCCTGACCTTTCCGTTGCACGAAGGTCAGGTGCCATTGCACTATGCGCACAAGCCCACTGGTCGCGGCGACGACTACCTCGACCTCACCGGCCAGCCGCTCTTTCCGTTCGGACATGGATTGAGCTACACGACGTTCACGTACCGTGACCTGGTGGTTGACGTCCGCCCCCCGCAGGACTCGCTCGCGCTCGTCGTGTCGGCCACGGTTGCCAACACCGGCACCCGCGTCGGCGATGAAGTCGTGCAGCTGTACCTGCACGACGTGCTGGCCACAGTCGCGCGACCAGTGATGGAACTGGCCGGCTTCACGCGCATCACCCTGGCACCACAGCAATCGCGCACCGTCACCTTTCGGGTGACGCGCGCGCAACTGAGTCTGCTCGATGCCGACATGACGCGCGTGGTCGAACCGGGCGCCTGGCGCATCATGGTCGGCGCGTCCAGCAAGGACATTCGATTACGCCGGGAAATTGTCGTCCCGTGA
- a CDS encoding DUF1801 domain-containing protein, whose protein sequence is MVISKATSPDAYLAELPADRRREIRAVRDALKSKLAKHFVEQMGYGMITYGIPLSRYPQTYNKQPLMFVALAAQKNFNALYLTTYGDEGTKAKVHAAFQAAGKTLDMDKSCIRFTAANDLPLEALGNIVGGVTSDQLIAMYEASRSATTTKPAKAPAKAAAKKGGTAAPKKK, encoded by the coding sequence ATGGTGATCAGCAAGGCCACATCCCCCGACGCGTACCTGGCAGAACTGCCGGCCGATCGCCGGAGGGAGATTCGCGCGGTTCGCGACGCGCTGAAGTCGAAGTTGGCGAAACATTTCGTCGAGCAGATGGGATACGGCATGATCACGTATGGCATTCCCCTCTCCAGATATCCGCAGACGTACAACAAGCAGCCGCTGATGTTCGTGGCGTTGGCCGCGCAGAAGAACTTCAACGCGCTGTATCTGACGACCTACGGCGATGAAGGGACCAAAGCCAAGGTGCACGCCGCATTTCAGGCGGCCGGCAAGACATTGGATATGGACAAGTCGTGCATTCGGTTCACTGCGGCCAACGACCTGCCCCTCGAGGCCCTCGGCAACATCGTGGGCGGCGTAACGAGCGATCAGTTGATCGCGATGTATGAGGCATCGCGATCGGCGACGACCACGAAACCGGCAAAGGCTCCGGCCAAGGCTGCGGCAAAGAAGGGGGGCACGGCGGCCCCGAAGAAGAAATAG
- a CDS encoding PepSY domain-containing protein produces the protein MLQSLGQARSLTLAGFTVALAISAGSLAAQSSTVVGKVKVSEDKPGLLKKAKIAADSAVAIARATVPGGTISGAEIEEEDGALIYSFDIKVAGKKGVEEIHVDAVSGKVLTREHEEPASEKAEAARETAEKAARKTPPVTRKPPI, from the coding sequence ATGCTGCAATCCCTTGGTCAGGCGCGCTCGTTGACGCTCGCAGGCTTCACCGTCGCGTTGGCAATATCTGCGGGATCACTGGCCGCGCAGTCGTCCACCGTGGTCGGCAAGGTGAAAGTCTCCGAAGACAAACCGGGCCTGCTGAAGAAGGCGAAGATTGCCGCCGACTCCGCCGTGGCGATTGCCCGCGCCACCGTTCCAGGTGGCACGATTTCCGGCGCAGAAATCGAGGAGGAAGACGGCGCCCTTATCTACTCGTTCGATATCAAGGTGGCCGGCAAGAAGGGTGTGGAAGAGATCCATGTCGATGCCGTCTCGGGCAAGGTGCTCACGCGCGAGCATGAGGAGCCCGCCAGCGAGAAGGCCGAGGCCGCCAGGGAGACGGCCGAGAAGGCGGCCAGAAAGACGCCCCCGGTGACGAGGAAGCCTCCGATTTGA
- a CDS encoding HAMP domain-containing protein — MSSTSRFSGRFQSIRGRLALRHAAMLAVVVVVIEGGSYLAVSRLLAQRGDRMLESATSALVRDLRTEIEQGKPTDEAIAIGVRDVRFRDIAFSVRVASERPAAAADNFSFVTEPDTSELGGTRIRRERVLVRTTPLDVVASRSLYEDHETLEAIQRAYVIAAGLAILLSGLVTWRLATAALAPIESLATRAATLGSGDLHERLAVESPDDEIGRLTLVLNGMLTRLESSFTQQRQFVADASHELRTPIAVLRTEIDVTRANPSRSADEYRETLSRVDQVTGRLERLVADLFLLARVDAGGLRAPYVPLDAAALVRETALLLRGIAEERGVAITVSSSGPAPVLGSESHLERVLLNLLDNALRFAPRDSTIAIAVGPFESAVRIDVCDSGPGIDPAMQSTLFDRFRRRQPETGARSHDGAGLGLAIAHALVGAHGGTLSLLRTGPNGSTFRIVLPSAAPRP; from the coding sequence GTGAGCAGCACCTCACGGTTCTCGGGGCGTTTCCAATCCATCCGCGGACGCTTGGCACTCCGACACGCCGCCATGCTGGCGGTGGTCGTGGTGGTGATCGAAGGCGGATCGTATCTCGCCGTGTCGCGCCTGCTGGCGCAGCGCGGCGACCGCATGCTGGAGTCGGCCACAAGCGCGCTGGTACGTGACCTGCGCACCGAAATCGAACAGGGGAAGCCCACCGATGAGGCCATCGCGATCGGTGTGCGCGACGTGCGTTTTCGCGACATCGCCTTTTCCGTGCGCGTGGCGTCCGAACGACCGGCTGCGGCCGCCGACAACTTCAGTTTCGTCACGGAACCGGATACAAGTGAATTGGGCGGCACGCGCATTCGCCGCGAGCGCGTGCTCGTGCGCACCACGCCGCTCGACGTCGTCGCGTCCCGTTCGTTGTACGAGGATCACGAGACCCTCGAGGCCATCCAGCGCGCCTATGTCATCGCCGCCGGTCTGGCGATTCTGCTGTCAGGGCTGGTCACCTGGCGATTGGCGACGGCGGCGCTCGCCCCCATCGAGTCGCTGGCCACCCGGGCGGCCACCCTGGGCAGCGGCGACCTGCACGAGCGTCTGGCGGTCGAGTCGCCGGATGACGAGATCGGCCGGCTTACGCTGGTGCTCAACGGAATGCTGACGCGACTTGAGTCGTCGTTCACGCAACAACGACAATTCGTGGCCGACGCGTCGCATGAGTTGCGAACACCGATCGCCGTGCTCCGCACGGAAATCGATGTCACTCGCGCCAACCCGTCGCGATCGGCGGACGAGTACCGGGAGACGCTTTCGCGCGTGGATCAGGTCACGGGACGGTTGGAGCGTCTGGTCGCCGATCTGTTCCTGCTGGCCCGTGTCGATGCCGGCGGACTGCGCGCGCCCTATGTGCCGCTCGATGCGGCCGCGTTGGTGCGGGAGACGGCCCTGCTGCTGCGGGGCATCGCCGAAGAGCGCGGCGTGGCGATCACGGTGTCGTCGTCGGGCCCCGCCCCCGTGCTCGGCAGCGAGTCACATCTGGAGCGTGTTCTGCTGAACTTGCTGGACAACGCATTGCGGTTCGCGCCGCGCGATTCCACCATCGCCATTGCGGTCGGTCCTTTCGAATCGGCTGTCCGGATCGATGTGTGTGACTCGGGGCCAGGCATTGATCCGGCCATGCAGTCTACGCTCTTCGACCGCTTTCGACGTCGCCAGCCGGAGACGGGCGCCCGGTCGCACGATGGCGCCGGTCTGGGCCTGGCGATCGCACACGCTCTGGTTGGTGCGCACGGCGGCACGTTGTCATTGCTACGCACCGGTCCCAATGGCAGCACGTTTCGCATCGTCCTGCCATCGGCCGCTCCGCGTCCATAG